A stretch of Arachis hypogaea cultivar Tifrunner chromosome 15, arahy.Tifrunner.gnm2.J5K5, whole genome shotgun sequence DNA encodes these proteins:
- the LOC112750627 gene encoding uncharacterized protein, which yields MGMDYYNILKVNRNASDEDLKKAYKRLAMIWHPDKNPLNKSEAEAKFKRISEAYDVLSDPQKRQIYDLYGEEALKSGQFPPPPPSSSSSSSSYYSSSSSSRPYQNGSAHQHHQRQNPGTSSSSFRFNPRDADDIYAEIFGSEGGDVGSSGARGGGGARRDAFFKTSNGFAGAPRKAAAVENVLPCSLEELYKGIKKKMKISRTVCDTFGKFRNVEEILTIEIKPGWKKGTKVTFPEKGNQEPSVIPADLVFVIDEKPHILYRRDGNDLVIHQEISLLEALTGKTLDLTTLDGRSLMIPLTDIIKPGAEVVVPNEGMPISKEPGKKGNLRIKLDVKYPSRLTPEQKSDLRRVLGGVS from the exons ATGGGCATGGATTACTACAACATTTTGAAAGTGAACCGAAACGCGAGTGACGAGGACCTGAAGAAAGCGTACAAGAGACTCGCAATGATCTGGCACCCCGACAAGAACCCCCTCAACAAGTCCGAAGCTGAGGCCAAATTCAAACGTATCTCCGAAGCATACGATGTTCTCAGCGACCCTCAGAAGCGTCAGATCTACGATCTCTACGGCGAGGAGGCTCTCAAGTCCGGTCAGTTCCCCCCGCCTCcgccgtcgtcgtcgtcgtcatcaTCTTCCTactattcttcttcctcttcttcgcgCCCTTATCAGAACGGCAGCGCACACCAACACCACCAGCGCCAGAACCCTGGCACGTCGTCGTCATCCTTTCGGTTTAATCCCCGCGATGCTGACGACATTTACGCCGAGATCTTCGGCAGCGAAGGGGGTGACGTGGGCAGCAGTGGGGCGAGGGGAGGTGGTGGCGCGCGGAGGGATGCGTTCTTTAAGACGTCGAATGGGTTCGCCGGGGCGCCGAGGAAGGCTGCTGCTGTCGAGAACGTGCTGCCGTGTAGCTTGGAGGAACTATACAAgggaatcaagaagaagatgaagatctCCAGAACAGTCTGTGATACTTTTGG AAAGTTCCGGAATGTGGAGGAGATTTTGACAATTGAGATAAAACCTGGATGGAAAAAAGGAACAAAGGTTACTTTCCCGGAGAAGGGTAACCAGGAGCCAAGTGTCATCCCAGCCGATCTTGTTTTCGTGATAGATGAGAAACCACACATTCTATATAGAAGGGATGGTAATGACTTGGTGATACACCAGGAGATATCACTTTTGGAGGCTCTTACAGGTAAAACTTTGGACTTGACAACTTTGGATGGAAGGAGTCTAATGATCCCACTCACAGATATTATTAAACCTGGTGCTGAGGTTGTTGTCCCTAATGAAGGAATGCCCATATCGAAAGAACCTGGGAAGAAGGGGAATTTGAGAATTAAGCTTGATGTCAAGTATCCTTCAAGGCTAACTCCAGAGCAGAAATCTGATCTCAGGAGAGTATTGGGTGGAGTCTCATAG